The genomic DNA TGTTCAGGTTGAGCAGGAGGATTATTGCGGAGCTGGAGGTCATGAGAAGACAGGTGGCCAGAAAGAAGAGCAGGGCAATGGAGAGGGGTGCATCCCAGGCGAGCAGCAGGACGGTCCTGTTCAGACACTGCTCGCTGCTCGGGGGAGCCCACTCCTCCGGGAGACACGGCTGGCATGTAGTGGAttctgaggaggagagaacACATAGATGTAAAAGCTACGCTATGTTTTTGTCCAGTCAGTGTGTCAGAGTTCACAGTTAACATTGTTGAGTCATCAAGggaaaatgtttccttttttaggCATTTGTGACATGTAtaggcacagtgcacctttttcAAGAAGGAGGCTTGCATCGTTTTTAGTGCCTGCATGAGGACATAGTATGAGTACTTGACGCCACCTGGTGGTCAACCTCACACAACAGCTGAAAAAATATTGTGTGTTGGAGTGATGGTCATTTTCAAACAACTCTCCTCTTTCTGTTACTTAGAATAGTTTTCTGGTGTGTCTTTCTGTTACCACTTATATTGAGAAATGTAGCAGAGGGACAGGCCTGGCAGTCAAAGCAGCATGTGTGTATCCCTGTCAGCAGCTTCTTGTGGCCTCTCGGGCAAGGTGGAGAGCAGATAGACAGGGGCACCTGTAGACACAACGGACAGggttcaaaaaagaaaatatatgacGTTGATTTAATTGGatataattaacattttaatttgcaatgtctgattattattattattactgtatatttccctttaaaaatacatttagcaTGCATTCGTAGCCCAGCTTGGGGTAATTGTGCTCAGGTCTCTTTAAAATCAGGACAATTCTTTTTACATTATcataattttataattttatggCAGGTTTCCACTACAAGTTATGCCATATTTGCACTGAACTAAAGAGTTGTTAAACttttcacacaaacactttaCTCAAAGATACTCCAATAGGTCGTACTGGTTTTGAGTCTCCCGTGTTGTGCCACTTTATTTTATCAGCAACCACTGTGAGCGTAATGGGATCTGGGTTGAAGGAGCCCACCACACTGAGTGACCAGTCAGTCCCCCTCCAAACCCAGGAAACAATGTCATATCCTGTGGGCGGGTCACCATCAATGTTGAAGTACACAGAGGTGTTGCGCAGGGAAAATCGCACCTTCTTAAGCCACGAGAGCAGCTGAGGtggagaggaagaaggaaacatCAGTGCCTAACATACAAAGTGCTTCTAACAGATTTTCTTCTTTGCAAAAAGTTTATATCTGCTTACCTCCCATGGATACACCCTCCTCCTTTGGCACTTTCCAGAATCACAACCAAGTGCTTGGTGCAGAGCATGAGCTACAGCATACACTGCCTTGTACACATTAAAGGAAGAGGTGATGTCATATTCCTCCAGAGAAACGTTCTTCCTTGCGAGGCTGTACAGGTCAGTGCTCTGTAGACAGTCATTGCCTGGGCTCATGGTAACATTGGAGACTTGGGTGTCACTGTGTTGCATTGAAGCCTCAACTACCTTTCTCTCAAACTCCTCAAAACCAAAAATGGCTGCAGATTTGATGGCTACACCAACCACAGTGCCGATGGTGTGGATCCCAGGTATCCCTGATATGAGAGTAGCCACTGACCAGTCCTCCGACCCAATCCACACCTTACCTGTCACGTTCCGCTCAATGACAAACGGGAAAAAGTCCTTGAGTTTTGACTTGCTGGAGAATACCACAATGGTGTTGACTTTGGTCGTCAGTATGCTTTCCACCATGTTCTCCATGGTCTGGATTGTGTCCTTGCTGTACGAGGGGATGATTCCTTGGTAGGCAATGCAGATGCCGTAGTCTGGTGCTTGCTCGGACAGACTCTGCATGCCCTGCAGGCCATAGTCATTGTCGCTGCCTAAGAGAGCGATCCAGGTCCACTTGAAATGGATCAGAAGCTGAATCATAGCTGCCACCTGGTTCTTGTCGCTGGGGATTGTGCGGAGAAAGGCTGGATAAAGGAACTTGTTGCTGAGCATTTCATTTGATGCTTCATAAGATATCTAAAAGGAAGCAAGAACATGGAAGGAATGATTCTGTATTGATTCAAGGGCCAGGATTTAAACTTTCCTGGTAAGAACTTACTTGTGGTACAAGATAGGCTCCGAGTAAAGCAGCGGGGGTGAAActtgtgctgctgctgtctggcCCAATCACAGCCACTGCCTTTTGACTGTTGATGTAGTTTGGGTCTCCCTCCGTCTCAGGTGTAGAGGGGCTTTGATACTGCTGCTCCAGCAGGTCCAGTGTGGCCAGGACACTGGCTGGCATGGAGCAGATGTCGTAAAGCTGGTAGCCCAGCTTCACCCCTGGTAAAAGAGGTTGCGATCCGGTGCTGTTGTTGATTTCTTCCACAGCAAATCTCATGGCTTGCAACAGGTGAAATCCGTGTTTGTTGGGTGTACCTCTAGAAAAGACAACATGTAAAGGGGGAATGAATAACAGGAATTAAGACACACAAAGTAAAACTCTAGACTATAAAGTGAAATATATAATTTGGTTTCTTTTACAGCCAGACCACCAGTTAGATGCATTTGATCAGTGGAGTTGGAAGTTAACTGTCTAGTATAACTCACTCATCGCATGGGCCCAATGCAGGCAAAGCAACACTTGGTTCATTTGTGTAGTGAAGAGGAAAGAGTCCAGCAATGGAGAAGTTGCCCTGCAGCTGCAACCCCTGTCCCTGAGAGATGTAATCCAGTTCCCCATCAGCAAACTGCAGCATCAGACAGCCTAAGGAAAGAAACACAGCACCAGACAGATCCATACTTCACctccacctcacacacacacacacaaatacacactgctGCTGTGGAAGCGTGTGGAAGCTCAGTGAGGTTTTCAAAATGAATCTAGGCCTGTTTCTGAAAGTGTGGATTGATATAGGGAGGGAACAGAAGATCCTGTTTGCATCTTTCCGGGGATTGTTGCTTAAGTGAAGAGTATTTGCGTATCAGATTTGTTTGTGTGACTGTAGAGTTTCCctctcattaaaataaaatgtaataagcCATTAAAAGGGAGATCTGTGTTTCTTGTTCCATTAATCTTTCACAAATGACATACAACTGTAAACCAGAGCAAACACAGACCGTAAAGCTGCTAATTCCATTCCTAAAAGctgttacaaaaacaattttgagCACTTTTGCCTTATTAGTGTCCCTTTTGAAGGATTTATGGCTGGACCAGGATCAGCCCTATAACCCCAAAACTCTGTCACTAAGCGACTGTAATGACGTCAGTGTTGGTGTTTCCCCGTTAGCCATTGTCCTTCGAGATTGTATTGGTGTGACACAGACTTTTACCTGG from Etheostoma spectabile isolate EspeVRDwgs_2016 chromosome 7, UIUC_Espe_1.0, whole genome shotgun sequence includes the following:
- the tas1r1 gene encoding taste receptor type 1 member 1, which encodes MDLSGAVFLSLGCLMLQFADGELDYISQGQGLQLQGNFSIAGLFPLHYTNEPSVALPALGPCDEGTPNKHGFHLLQAMRFAVEEINNSTGSQPLLPGVKLGYQLYDICSMPASVLATLDLLEQQYQSPSTPETEGDPNYINSQKAVAVIGPDSSSTSFTPAALLGAYLVPQISYEASNEMLSNKFLYPAFLRTIPSDKNQVAAMIQLLIHFKWTWIALLGSDNDYGLQGMQSLSEQAPDYGICIAYQGIIPSYSKDTIQTMENMVESILTTKVNTIVVFSSKSKLKDFFPFVIERNVTGKVWIGSEDWSVATLISGIPGIHTIGTVVGVAIKSAAIFGFEEFERKVVEASMQHSDTQVSNVTMSPGNDCLQSTDLYSLARKNVSLEEYDITSSFNVYKAVYAVAHALHQALGCDSGKCQRRRVYPWELLSWLKKVRFSLRNTSVYFNIDGDPPTGYDIVSWVWRGTDWSLSVVGSFNPDPITLTVVADKIKWHNTGDSKPVPLSICSPPCPRGHKKLLTGIHTCCFDCQACPSATFLNISESTTCQPCLPEEWAPPSSEQCLNRTVLLLAWDAPLSIALLFFLATCLLMTSSSAIILLLNLNTPVAKSAGGRTCLLMLAALTVAAMSSLCHFGQPSPLACILKQPLFILSFTVCLACITVRSLQVVCIFKFASKLPPVYDKWTKKHGPEFTIFLLSIIILLISVFRVAINSPHPSKDLNFYEDSIVLECSGTLSPGAGLELAYVSMLSILCFSFSYMGKDLPANYNEAKCVTFSLMVYMVSWMSFFTIYLISRGPFTMAAHVFAILFSVLAFQAGYFLPKIYIIVLRPQMNTTAHFQNCIQMYTMSKP